One segment of Rosa chinensis cultivar Old Blush chromosome 6, RchiOBHm-V2, whole genome shotgun sequence DNA contains the following:
- the LOC112173251 gene encoding F-box/kelch-repeat protein At3g23880, whose product MKMETSSSSSSFPITSKDLPCDIIEEILLQLPVKSLLRFKCVSKSWLNLISDHKFIKSHLHHSTKQHPHHDDDDGDRISNAHLMLSSTTLIHSLHLQLPNTRTKQEEEAPAAAAATDAVVLESMVEYPVASTVRRPAVKDIKIVGSCNGLLCLVLDSQHMIIYNPSTRHVQEVPSPEETVVGRDYFYGFGYDCHNDDCKIVRATSSSRDGNFVTQLDIFTLKTNSWRTKTKTLPFYFMSSVVGTLLNGALHWAVRRGINISPSDGDDHDPRPFGIVSFDLTEETYKEVPLPCDGDKHFSFYGLGVLGGCLSMLHSPHGSDYQVWVMKEYGVKASWSVFTTIPQKMEDSKEYMGLMSLLCVLKNGEILMMLHNHKKVVIYNPGQRKFRTIFNGEIRSSQVALYLETLVSTKIYAPSSSPCILAT is encoded by the coding sequence ATGAAAATGGAAacaagcagcagcagcagctcatTTCCCATTACTAGCAAAGATCTTCCTTGCGATATCATAGAGGAAATTCTGCTGCAGCTGCCGGTCAAGTCGCTGCTCCGTTTCAAATGCGTGAGCAaatcatggcttaatctcatctCCGACCACAAATTCATCAAGTCACACCTTCACCACTCCACCAAACAACACCCTCACCACGATGATGATGACGGTGATCGAATATCAAACGCACATCTCATGCTCTCCTCAACAACCCTCATTCACTCCCTCCATCTACAGCTACCCAATACTCGTaccaaacaagaagaagaagcgccagctgctgctgctgcaactGATGCAGTAGTACTCGAGTCCATGGTGGAGTACCCGGTGGCGTCGACGGTGAGGCGGCCAGCTGTCAAAGACATCAAGATCGTCGGTTCCTGCAACGGCTTGCTATGCTTGGTGCTCGACTCCCAACACATGATCATATACAACCCCTCCACCAGGCACGTTCAAGAAGTCCCCAGCCCGGAGGAAACTGTAGTTGGTAGAGACTACTTTTACGGTTTCGGTTATGATTGTCACAACGACGACTGTAAAATAGTGAGGGCCACTTCTTCAAGTAGGGATGGAAATTTCGTCACCCAACTTGACATCTTTACTTTGAAGACCAACTCTTGGcgaacaaaaaccaaaaccctaccCTTTTATTTCATGTCCAGCGTGGTGGGTACCCTTCTTAATGGGGCTCTCCACTGGGCAGTCCGTCGAGGAATCAACATCAGTCCTTCTGACGGCGATGACCATGACCCGAGGCCTTTCGGGATAGTCTCCTTTGATCTGACGGAGGAGACTTACAAAGAAGTACCCCTGCCGTGTGACGGTGACAAGCATTTCTCTTTCTATGGATTGGGGGTTTTAGGAGGGTGTCTGAGTATGCTCCACAGCCCCCACGGTTCTGATTATCAAGTGTGGGTTATGAAGGAATATGGAGTCAAGGCGTCTTGGAGCGTATTCACAACCATCCCACAGAAGATGGAGGATTCTAAGGAGTACATGGgactgatgtcgcttttgtgCGTTTTGAAGAACGGCGAAATTCTAATGATGTTGCACAACCACAAAAAGGTTGTGATATACAATCCCGGACAAAGGAAATTTCGAACCATATTCAATGGGGAAATACGCTCTTCCCAAGTGGCCTTATACCTCGAGACTCTAGTTTCAACAAAAATATATGCACCATCCTCATCACCATGCATCCTAGCTACCTAG